The proteins below are encoded in one region of Rana temporaria chromosome 2, aRanTem1.1, whole genome shotgun sequence:
- the GPR45 gene encoding probable G-protein coupled receptor 45, producing the protein MGCNSTAFGSCVVSSENVTITNPDSRFAAFPTPLRILLAIIMVLMIAIAFLGNAIVCLIVYQKPAMRSAINLLLATLAFSDIMLSLFCMPFTAVTIITGSWHFGSQFCQISAMLYWFFVLEGVAILLIISVDRFLIIVQRQDKLNPHRAKIMIASSWVLSFCISFPSVVGWTLVKIPTRAPQCVLGYTEFLADRAYAVMLVVAVFFIPFSVMLYSYLCILNTVRRNAVRIHNHAESLCLSQVSKLGLMGLQRPHQMNVDMSFKTRAFTTILILFIGFSLCWLPHSVFSLLSVFSRTFYYSNSFYVISTCILWLSYLKSVFNPVIYCWRIKKFREACMEFMPKTFKILPKIRGRTRRRIRPSTIYVCSEHQSAV; encoded by the coding sequence ATGGGTTGCAATAGCACAGCCTTTGGCAGCTGTGTGGTTTCCAGTGAGAATGTAACTATAACGAACCCAGATTCCAGATTTGCTGCATTCCCTACCCCACTCAGGATATTATTGGCAATAATTATGGTATTAATGATTGCCATTGCTTTCTTGGGCAATGCTATTGTTTGCCTTATCGTTTACCAGAAGCCTGCTATGCGGTCTGCAATCAATCTTCTACTTGCAACGCTGGCATTTTCGGACATCATGCTTTCCCTTTTCTGCATGCCTTTTACTGCAGTTACAATTATCACTGGAAGTTGGCACTTTGGCAGCCAATTCTGCCAGATTTCAGCCATGCTGTACTGGTTTTTTGTCTTGGAAGGAGTTGCTATTCTACTCATTATCAGCGTTGACCGTTTTCTGATCATTGTACAGAGACAAGATAAACTAAATCCACACCGTGCCAAGATAATGATTGCTTCTTCTTGGGTGTTGTCCTTCTGTATCTCCTTTCCATCTGTAGTCGGCTGGACGTTGGTGAAGATTCCAACACGTGCACCTCAATGTGTCTTGGGCTACACAGAATTTTTAGCTGATAGGGCGTATGCAGTCATGTTGGTTGTAGCAGTATTCTTTATCCCTTTCAGTGTAATGCTGTACTCCTATCTATGCATCTTAAACACTGTCAGAAGAAATGCGGTCAGGATTCATAACCATGCAGAGAGCCTCTGTCTGAGTCAAGTAAGCAAGCTAGGCTTGATGGGACTGCAGAGGCCTCATCAAATGAATGTTGACATGAGTTTTAAGACAAGGGCCTTCACCACTATACTGATCTTGTTCATTGGATTTTCTCTTTGCTGGCTTCCGCACTCTGTGTTCAGTCTATTGTCAGTGTTTAGTAGGACTTTCTACTACAGTAACTCATTTTATGTGATCAGCACTTGCATCTTGTGGCTCAGTTACCTCAAGTCTGTATTCAACCCTGTTATATACTGTTGGAGAATCAAGAAATTCCGGGAGGCCTGTATGGAGTTCATGCCCAAAACATTTAAGATTCTTCCTAAAATACGggggaggacgaggaggaggatacGTCCCAGTACTATCTATGTTTGTAGTGAACACCAGTCTGCTGTTTGA